The following nucleotide sequence is from Deltaproteobacteria bacterium.
TGTGGTGTTCCAGTTATAGCATTTCGCAATTCATCCATACCGGAGGTAGTGGGCGATAATTCAATTTTGGTGGAGAAGCCTGATAAACTGGAATGGAACACAAAGATAATTGAGATTATGGCCTCTATCGATAGACAAATTGAACTTTCCCAGCTAGGAGTCCGGCGCGCTAGACATTTTTCATGGTCTAAGACTGCTTCGATGACCATTGAGGCATACGATTATTTCTTAAAGAAATAAGCACATGTCGGCTGATATTCTAAAGACTTATCGAAGTTTTGTGGCGGACATTGCTTTAGTAATCGCGCTGGTTCTTTTGGGCCTCGGCCTGCGCTTTAATTTGCTTTATCAGATGAATGCCGTAATTGACGCGGATGAGGCCATTGTGGGCCTAATGGCAAAGCACATAGCGGAAGGCAAGCCCTGGCCAATATTTTACTACGGCCAGCACTACATGGGTAGTTTTGAGGCCATTCTTGCGGCCACCAGTTTTAAATTCCTTGGCTACTCTAGTTGGGCTCTAAAAGCTGTTCCACTGATATTTTCTGGAATTCACATTGCGTTAGTATACGTGTTGGCGCGGCATGTAACAGATCGGCGCGGAGCGACGGTTGCGAGCATTTTAACGGCTTTTGGGCCCAGTGCTCTTGTTTTGTGGAGCACGATGGCACGCGGTGGCTTTATCGAACTAGTGGTGATTGGAACATTAGCCTTAATTTTAGCGAGCCGGATAATTCTAGGCCAAAGCCTCCAAATTCCGCGACAGTTATTTTTTCTCGGCCTAGTCCTTGGCCTTGGGTGGTGGGTCAATAACCAGATAATATTTTATTTAGCCCCTATTGGCCTCGTTCTTGGCGTGTTTTTATGGTGGGCAAAGGGTTTTGTAAAAAGTTTCCAGTACGGTAGTCTGGGGATTTTTGGTTTTTTTATTGGTGGATCTCCTTTTTGGTATGCAAATTTTTTTACCAGGCCACGCTTTCAATCTTTTTTCTTGTTCGAGAGGGCATCGTTCGCAGATGTTTTATCGCATTTGAGAGGCTTTTTTGCGGAGGCACTTCCGATTATCTTTGGGGCGCGGCAGTTTTGGTCGCTTAATGATATTTTCCAAGGCAGTTCAATTTTAGTTTATGTAGTCTATGCAGTGGTTATTCTCGTCGTGGTTTGGGGTTGTAAAAGGTCGGAACAAAAATTGGTATTATGCTTGCTGCTGCTTTTTTGTTTAGGTCTGCCGGCAATTTTCTCAGCTAGCCAATTTGGCTCGCTATCTCAGGCGCCTCGGTATTTATTGCCAGCGTATTCTGTGCTGTTTGTCTTGTTTGGATCTGCCTTTTCGAGCTTGCAGAGTTTCCGCTTTTTGCCGGTTAAGCTACTTGGTTGTCTCATGTTTTTTAGCCTCTTGTTTGTAAACGCTATGTCGAATTTTGCTGGGGCTGGGGCAATACCTGGACAACCTTTTGTCTTTAAAGGTGAGAGGGTAGCTGAAGATCATTCTAAGTTATACGCCTGGCTCGATTCGCAGAACTATAGCCATATTCTTACTAATTACTGGATTGGCTATCGCGTGGCTTTTGAGACAAGGGAGCGAATTACGTTTAGCCGTTATCGCGGCCCATGGGTGCTTAGGATTCCCGAATACGAGGATTTAGCTCACGAAAGTTTTAGACCAGAAGTATATGTCTTGACAAAAACCGAAGCAGATACGGTCGTCCAGGGGTTTTCTCAGCTTGGGTACCACTTTAGGCGAACAAATTTGGGGCCGTATTCAGTGATAGACCTTGTAGAGCGCGATTTATCGCAGGGAAATGAATTACATGAGGTACGGGTTATGCCGGAACAAATAAAAACTTCAGTCGGAAATGATAAAGTTTCGGCGCTCTTAGATGCTAACTTAGGTACCCGCTGGGCCAGTGGCATGCCGCAAAATCAGGGGATGGTTATAGATATTCAAATTGCTCCAGAGAGCCCAGCTATTAGCGGAATTGATATAGATTATGGTTTCTGGCTGCACGATGCGCCTAGGGAGTTAGTGATTGAGGGTATGGATGCAGATGGCGAGTGGTGTGTGTTATTTGACACCCGCGTTGGAGAGGCGATTGATTATGTCCTGGAGAAGGAGCGCTTGTGGCAAATTAGGTTTGCTCCTATGGCAATGCGGCAGCTTAGGCTTAGCCAGCAAGGCGAAGACAATATTTTTGATTGGTCGATTGCAGAAATATCCCTCTTTGGAGTAGAAACTTCCTAGTCCTACGCATAGACAGCCGCCTTTGATGTTTGTTTACTGCAATAGATGCGTCCTCAAGATTTTTTAAAGGAGAAGTAAGATTATGGGTTTTAATTGTGGCATTGTTGGTTTGCCCAATGTCGGAAAATCTACAATTTTCAATGCACTGACATCTGCTCAGGCCGAATCGGCAAATTATCCGTTTTGTACGATAGATCCCAATACTGGGATCGTTTCTGTGCCCGATGTTAGGCTAGAAATATTGGCAAAAGTGGCCAATTCAAAGCAGATTATCCCCACTAAAATTGAGTTTGTCGATATTGCTGGTCTCGTTAAGGGAGCTTCGAAGGGAGAGGGTTTGGGGAATCAGTTTTTGGGCCACATTCGCGACGTAGACGCCATTATTCATGTGGTTAGGTGCTTTGAGGACAGCAATATAGTTCATGTTAATGGTTCAGTTTCGCCAGTTGATGATATCGAGGTGATAGAGACGGAGTTGATGCTGGCGGACTTGATGTCAGTAGAGCGACGCATTGACCGCGTGGCAAAGACGGCTAAAGGTGGCGATAAAGCGGCAATTCAGGAACTAGAGAAGTTAAATCTGGCACTGGAATGTTTACAGGCAGGAAAAATGTTAAACGGGAATGTTCCTGCCGAGAAGCTCGAGGGCTTAGGTCTACTCACTAGTAAGCCAGTTCTCTATTTGGCAAACGTTTCAGAAGATGCGCCAAATTATTGTCCTGATGAAAATACTAAAGGCTCCTTGGGCGAGCTCGTGCGATATCTCAAACGGCGACTCGGTGGTTCTACTAGCCTTCCTCTAGTAGTTGTTTCAGCTCGTGTTGAAGAGGAGATTTCGCAGCTAGATGTAGATGAGCGCAAGGCGTTTTTGGAGGAGTTAGGCATACTCAAATCAGGTTTGGATAGGCTCATTCTAGCTGGGTATAACTTGCTGAATTTAATAACGTTTTTTACGGTAGGGCCCAAGGAAACACATGCTTGGACATGTGCTAAAGGGACGACGGCGCCGCAGGCGGCTGGCAAGATTCACACTGATTTTGAGAAGGGCTTTATTAGAGCTGAGGTAATAGGTTTTGACGACTATGTTCGATATGGTGGAGAGGTTGGAGCGAAGGAGAAAGGAGCTATGCGCGTCGAGGGCAAGAGCTATCTAATGCAGGATGGAGACATTGTTCATTTCCGGTTTAACGTCTAGCTTCCTCGCTCTAATGGTTTCTTTTTTTGTTCCAAGTGTTGCGAGGCAATAATCGGTGTAAAGTTTTTTTGATTTACTATCGATTCTTCTTGCATCAAAAGTAAATAGTTGCGTAACTGACGAGTTCAGAATAAACAACTATGCATGAGCTGCACCACTTCCGACGAACGGGACTGCGCAGGCTGTAAAAAAGTGTTTGGTAAAATGTAAACTTATGTTAGTTCTTTCTCAGAGGAGATGAGGAAGGATGGACTGAGGTTCTTTACACGGTCTGAAGTGGGATGTGGTTTGTAGCTAGTTAAGTAACTATGGTGGCCTTAGAATAGTTTGTTTTTGAGTATATCTTAGGTAAGTTGATTTAGGGCCTCATAAGATTAACACGGAACAGAAAGGAAGAAAGAATTATGGCTATAGCCAAGAAGAAACCAGCTGCTAAGAAGCCAGCTGTTAAAAAAGCGCCAGCTGCTAAGAAGCCAGCGGCAAAGAAAACCACGGCTGCTAAGAAGCCAGCCGCCAAAAAGCCAGCCGCAAAGAAACCGGCTGCTAAGAAGCCAGCGGCAAAGAAGACAGCTAGTGCTACTCGTTCAGCTTCAGTGCGTCGAAAGAAACCAGCTCGACGCAAGGTAGCACCTCGCTCTGCGGCACGTAAGAAGACTGTTAAGAGCAGTGCTGTAAAGCGAGCATAAGCGTAAAGCTTCTGCTGCAAAACAAAAAAAGGGGGCTTAGTTGCCCCCTTTTTTTGTTTATAAGCGAATATTCGCTGAATTTACGAAAGAGTTGCTTGGCCTCTTTGCCAGTTACAAGGACATAACTTGTTGGTTTGTAGAGCGTCCAATACTCTAAGCACTTCAGAAGGGTTTCGCCCTACTTGGAGGTCGTTAACGGAGACATATCTAATAATGTCATTTCCATCGACGATAAACGTCGCTCGCTGAGCCACTCCTTCTTTGGGATCTAAAATGCCTAACGCCGCGCACAACTCGTGCTTTATATCTGCAAGCATTGG
It contains:
- the ychF gene encoding redox-regulated ATPase YchF, translating into MGFNCGIVGLPNVGKSTIFNALTSAQAESANYPFCTIDPNTGIVSVPDVRLEILAKVANSKQIIPTKIEFVDIAGLVKGASKGEGLGNQFLGHIRDVDAIIHVVRCFEDSNIVHVNGSVSPVDDIEVIETELMLADLMSVERRIDRVAKTAKGGDKAAIQELEKLNLALECLQAGKMLNGNVPAEKLEGLGLLTSKPVLYLANVSEDAPNYCPDENTKGSLGELVRYLKRRLGGSTSLPLVVVSARVEEEISQLDVDERKAFLEELGILKSGLDRLILAGYNLLNLITFFTVGPKETHAWTCAKGTTAPQAAGKIHTDFEKGFIRAEVIGFDDYVRYGGEVGAKEKGAMRVEGKSYLMQDGDIVHFRFNV
- a CDS encoding histone H1, with product MAKKKPAAKKPAVKKAPAAKKPAAKKTTAAKKPAAKKPAAKKPAAKKPAAKKTASATRSASVRRKKPARRKVAPRSAARKKTVKSSAVKRA